A region of Candidatus Wallbacteria bacterium DNA encodes the following proteins:
- a CDS encoding CusA/CzcA family heavy metal efflux RND transporter: MLDRIVELSLKGRWYVILGLLALLAYGSFEYRRMAVDAFPDISPIMVQVFADYEGMAPEEIERLIAYPIEAAMSGLPGVTQVKSTSTFGLAVVYVYFRDDVDIYFARQLVAERLTRATAELPPTEEPAILGPISSGLGQVFLYYLTMEEGADLQGKDRNTYLREINDHVVKKQLQKVPGVTDILSIGGFVFQYQLDINPHALQKYSVSISDIEDAIRNNNKNAGGQFLVLGSEEYLVRGIGLIQDLEQLKNVFVKSENGVPVKLSDLGTVSFGKEIRRGVITRNGREEVVSGMVLKLWGENTSSVIQKLYEKIEDVQRSLPAGIKIVPYYEQAELVRMATGTVKNAIIEGSVLVVLILLLFLGNARSAFIVALSLPLCALIAVIFMSIFRISANLMSLGGIAIAIGMLSDGAIVMVENIFRHLGNPGSKLTKAEVILVAAKEVTRPIVFSIAIIITVFLPLFTLQGIEGKMFSPMAFTISFALLGSIFAAIVFSPVLAHFFLKEGGHFENPLIRHLKACYSPLLCWVIGRKEMVLTAAALIFCLSLPLLLKLGTEFIPTLEEGAITIGATMAPSISLDKATETVWKLENLIKSHPEIAEVISRIGRPESGTCPHPVNYAEMYVKLVGSESQINREMKKRMVEELRKDLSTVPGVQLNFTQPIQNAFDELLSGIRAQLAIKIYGEDLDVLQKKAVEVKAAVSKVAGLVDLSVEQSFGQPQLQIVPDRDACARYGINVDQIQELVELAIGGKVVDYLYQNTRRVGIQLRYQESFRDNPEAIGTLLISSKDGNLIPLSQIAEIKTVTGHLQIKRENNQRRWIVQGNIRNRDLGSVVADVKKAVLEKISLPTGYYVEYGGQFENQERAMKTLSIIVPTVIFLVFLILWIAFNSVSDAFLIIVNVPLALVGGVVGLLVTGEYLSVPASVGFIALFGIAVQNGMVLVSYINQLFAEGQPLKDAIVRGCLLRLRPVLLTAGATILGVLPLLLSHGAGSEVQRPLAVVVVYGLITSTVLTLFIIPAFYALIKGKSRT; this comes from the coding sequence ATGTTGGATCGCATTGTAGAATTATCACTCAAAGGGCGATGGTACGTAATTCTGGGGCTGCTGGCTCTGCTGGCATACGGAAGTTTCGAATACAGAAGGATGGCTGTTGACGCATTCCCGGACATTTCCCCGATCATGGTCCAGGTTTTTGCCGATTACGAAGGAATGGCGCCTGAGGAAATCGAGAGACTGATCGCTTATCCCATCGAAGCCGCCATGAGCGGGCTGCCTGGAGTCACTCAGGTCAAATCCACTTCCACATTCGGGCTGGCCGTCGTATATGTTTATTTCAGGGATGACGTGGACATCTATTTTGCCAGGCAGCTTGTAGCCGAAAGGCTTACCAGAGCTACGGCTGAACTGCCGCCCACAGAGGAGCCGGCGATACTGGGACCGATATCATCAGGCCTGGGCCAGGTCTTTCTGTATTATCTGACAATGGAAGAAGGCGCAGATCTGCAGGGAAAGGACAGGAACACCTATCTGAGGGAAATCAATGACCATGTAGTGAAAAAACAGCTGCAGAAAGTTCCGGGTGTGACAGATATCCTTTCCATCGGTGGATTTGTTTTCCAGTATCAGCTGGACATAAATCCTCATGCGCTTCAGAAATACTCGGTATCCATATCCGACATAGAGGACGCGATCCGCAACAACAACAAGAATGCCGGAGGCCAGTTCCTCGTGCTTGGATCAGAAGAATATCTTGTCAGAGGAATCGGATTGATTCAGGATCTTGAGCAGCTGAAAAATGTTTTTGTAAAGTCTGAAAACGGTGTACCTGTAAAACTGTCGGACCTTGGCACCGTAAGTTTCGGTAAAGAAATCAGGCGAGGTGTAATTACAAGAAACGGCAGGGAGGAAGTCGTTTCAGGCATGGTATTAAAACTCTGGGGGGAAAATACTTCCAGCGTGATACAGAAGCTTTATGAAAAGATTGAGGATGTTCAACGTTCTCTTCCCGCAGGAATCAAAATTGTCCCATATTATGAACAGGCGGAACTGGTCAGAATGGCTACCGGAACAGTAAAAAACGCGATTATTGAGGGCTCTGTGCTTGTAGTCCTGATCCTGCTGCTGTTTTTAGGGAACGCCAGATCGGCCTTCATTGTTGCGCTTTCCCTGCCGTTGTGCGCATTGATCGCAGTCATCTTCATGTCGATCTTCCGCATTTCAGCCAATCTGATGTCTTTGGGTGGAATCGCGATTGCAATCGGCATGCTCAGCGACGGCGCAATCGTGATGGTGGAAAATATTTTCAGGCATCTGGGAAATCCGGGCAGCAAACTGACAAAAGCAGAGGTGATTCTGGTAGCGGCAAAAGAAGTCACCAGGCCGATTGTTTTTTCGATCGCCATCATCATCACTGTATTTCTGCCGCTTTTTACACTGCAGGGCATTGAAGGCAAAATGTTCTCGCCAATGGCTTTCACGATTTCTTTCGCACTGCTTGGTTCAATCTTTGCCGCAATCGTCTTTTCCCCTGTACTTGCTCATTTCTTCCTCAAGGAAGGAGGGCATTTCGAAAACCCGCTGATCAGGCATTTGAAGGCATGTTATTCCCCGCTGTTATGCTGGGTCATCGGCAGAAAGGAAATGGTTCTGACAGCCGCGGCCTTGATTTTCTGCTTAAGCCTCCCTCTGCTTTTGAAGCTGGGGACTGAGTTTATCCCTACTCTGGAAGAAGGCGCGATTACGATCGGTGCAACCATGGCTCCTTCCATTTCTCTGGATAAGGCGACTGAAACTGTCTGGAAGCTGGAAAATCTGATCAAAAGCCATCCTGAAATAGCAGAAGTCATTTCAAGAATAGGCCGGCCTGAGTCAGGCACATGCCCGCATCCTGTGAATTACGCCGAGATGTATGTCAAGCTGGTGGGAAGCGAGTCTCAGATCAACCGCGAAATGAAGAAAAGGATGGTGGAGGAATTGAGGAAAGATCTCTCCACAGTTCCCGGTGTGCAGCTCAATTTCACCCAGCCGATTCAGAACGCATTTGATGAACTGCTGTCAGGCATCAGGGCGCAGCTGGCTATCAAGATCTATGGAGAGGATCTGGATGTGCTGCAGAAAAAAGCTGTGGAAGTCAAGGCTGCAGTGAGCAAAGTTGCCGGTCTGGTCGACCTGTCGGTTGAACAGAGCTTCGGGCAGCCGCAATTGCAGATAGTCCCAGATCGAGATGCCTGCGCCCGCTATGGAATCAATGTCGACCAGATACAGGAACTGGTCGAACTGGCGATCGGCGGCAAGGTTGTGGACTATCTCTATCAGAACACAAGGCGGGTCGGCATTCAGCTCCGCTATCAGGAGTCATTCAGAGACAATCCCGAAGCAATCGGAACACTTCTGATCAGTTCAAAAGACGGCAACCTGATTCCTCTCTCACAGATCGCGGAAATCAAGACTGTGACAGGACATCTGCAGATCAAGCGTGAAAATAACCAGCGCCGCTGGATCGTGCAGGGAAACATCCGTAACCGCGATCTGGGAAGTGTTGTAGCTGATGTAAAGAAGGCTGTTCTGGAAAAAATTTCCCTCCCAACCGGTTACTATGTGGAATACGGCGGCCAGTTTGAAAATCAGGAACGGGCCATGAAGACACTTTCTATTATTGTGCCCACAGTTATATTTCTGGTGTTCCTGATCCTGTGGATCGCATTCAATTCTGTTTCAGACGCTTTCCTGATCATCGTAAATGTTCCTCTGGCTCTGGTCGGAGGTGTAGTCGGGCTGCTGGTTACAGGAGAATATCTCTCTGTTCCTGCTTCAGTCGGATTCATCGCCCTGTTTGGTATCGCCGTGCAGAATGGGATGGTCCTGGTGAGCTATATCAATCAGCTGTTTGCCGAAGGGCAGCCTTTGAAAGACGCGATTGTCAGGGGATGTCTTCTCAGATTGCGCCCGGTTCTTCTGACAGCCGGAGCTACCATTCTGGGAGTGCTGCCTTTACTGCTTTCGCATGGTGCAGGATCGGAAGTTCAGAGACCGCTGGCAGTGGTTGTAGTATATGGACTGATCACGTCGACAGTTCTCACACTTTTCATAATACCTGCATTCTATGCGCTGATAAAGGGAAAAAGTAGAACATAG
- a CDS encoding TolC family protein, translating into MARNRSAFRAFVFFFLTTTILAADCGERCSNDGNCFVRASDNQALSWVISQALDRNQELQALSIEIRVADSRIHQSGRSPNPELEFEAEEFGGNGSFSGYGVSTLSWSLSRQVETGSKRGNRVRVSNYEKELLKNDYGTRKLDLIKAVTSAYIRVCAAKKMVVLSRESLKLAEQAREAVSRRVEAGKDSMMEKSKADVSKSIAAIELGQAERGLERAFISINEILGTEDSKKIEFTALEVTDFTLPNLETRIMDFPDLNRWEAVSGHGHAVLKAQKSQALPDLTFKGGLSRFKASDEYAYFCAVALPIPFTGNSGGIREAELNLEKIEKERKFSELKIKSAFASSFNSLKTLSSQTRTLKEEIIPASLSAFELASEGYRLGKFGFLEMLDAQRTLFESRLELVKASEEFHLEKAELERLIGHALDCPEFKKIGGN; encoded by the coding sequence ATGGCACGCAACAGGTCTGCATTTCGAGCTTTCGTGTTTTTTTTCCTGACAACCACAATTCTGGCTGCAGATTGCGGCGAACGCTGTTCGAACGATGGGAACTGTTTTGTCAGGGCTTCAGACAATCAAGCCCTTTCATGGGTTATTTCACAAGCACTTGACCGCAATCAGGAACTTCAGGCTTTATCTATTGAGATCAGGGTTGCTGATTCGCGAATCCATCAATCCGGCAGGAGCCCGAATCCTGAACTTGAATTCGAGGCTGAAGAATTTGGAGGAAACGGATCATTTTCTGGATATGGAGTGTCCACTCTCTCATGGTCCTTAAGCCGGCAGGTAGAAACCGGCTCGAAACGGGGGAACAGAGTCAGAGTCTCTAATTATGAAAAAGAGTTGCTCAAGAACGATTACGGAACCAGAAAACTTGATCTGATCAAAGCTGTCACCTCTGCTTACATTCGAGTCTGTGCGGCAAAAAAAATGGTAGTGCTGTCCAGGGAGTCTTTGAAACTTGCGGAACAGGCGCGGGAAGCTGTTTCCAGGAGAGTGGAGGCGGGTAAGGACTCAATGATGGAAAAATCCAAGGCGGATGTTTCGAAATCTATAGCCGCGATCGAACTGGGTCAGGCGGAAAGGGGACTGGAAAGGGCATTTATTTCCATCAATGAAATACTTGGAACTGAAGATTCCAAGAAAATAGAGTTCACTGCGCTTGAAGTCACAGACTTTACTTTGCCCAACCTGGAAACCAGGATTATGGATTTTCCTGATCTTAACAGATGGGAAGCAGTGAGCGGTCATGGACATGCTGTTCTGAAAGCGCAGAAGTCGCAGGCTTTGCCGGACCTGACTTTCAAAGGCGGTTTATCCCGTTTCAAGGCAAGCGATGAGTATGCCTATTTTTGCGCAGTCGCGCTGCCAATTCCGTTCACTGGAAATTCCGGAGGCATCAGGGAAGCTGAATTGAATCTTGAAAAGATCGAGAAAGAACGGAAATTTTCCGAACTTAAAATAAAATCAGCTTTCGCGTCATCATTTAACTCCCTGAAAACTTTAAGCAGCCAGACAAGAACTCTGAAAGAAGAAATCATTCCTGCATCTTTGAGTGCTTTTGAGTTGGCCAGTGAAGGATACAGGCTTGGAAAGTTCGGTTTTCTGGAAATGCTGGACGCACAGAGGACTCTGTTTGAGTCCCGTCTCGAGCTGGTCAAAGCTTCCGAGGAATTTCACCTGGAAAAAGCCGAGTTGGAAAGGCTGATCGGCCATGCCTTGGACTGCCCTGAGTTTAAAAAAATAGGAGGGAACTGA
- a CDS encoding efflux RND transporter periplasmic adaptor subunit, producing MTGKLFNLISAAFLIITLVSLPLQSAESDAVSVEVHDEHAGEAPDIHAGETAGSHAGEAPAAHAGEEPDAHAGEAPDAHTGEAPGAHAGGAAGIKLTEKEMADNGILMAVAGSGSLSSEVALPGEIDFNRENFALVVPKVSGIVSEVRKKAGETVITGEVLAIMESRELTEASARYFAACEKIEIEKICFEREQELWKKKITSAEEFLDAKQKLAEATLEKKFAEQNLIAMGLSELEISRVHKHDGPLLTKYELKSTISGVIIDRQIVLGEKLDDSAKPFTIADLSSVTVKFNVYLDNLSLVREGMDVDVKKDKNRAGIFSRINYLSRFIDSSTRTAAARAVLDNSDGSWRPGEFVTVVISGDELKIPVLVSKDAVQSIETEKVVFVDSGKGFVTRPVKLGRSNASHIEIISGLNPGESYVAKGAFELKAKIVSSGMDSHAGHGH from the coding sequence ATGACTGGAAAATTGTTTAACTTGATATCCGCAGCATTCTTGATTATCACTCTTGTTTCATTACCGCTGCAGTCCGCAGAGTCTGATGCCGTTTCAGTTGAGGTGCATGACGAACATGCTGGAGAAGCTCCTGATATTCATGCCGGGGAAACTGCTGGAAGCCATGCTGGAGAGGCGCCCGCCGCACATGCCGGGGAAGAGCCAGATGCACATGCTGGGGAAGCACCTGACGCACATACCGGGGAAGCTCCTGGTGCACATGCCGGTGGTGCAGCAGGCATAAAGCTCACTGAAAAGGAAATGGCTGATAATGGTATTTTGATGGCTGTGGCAGGTTCCGGAAGCCTGAGCAGTGAAGTTGCTCTTCCCGGAGAGATAGATTTCAACCGCGAGAACTTTGCTTTAGTCGTGCCAAAGGTCTCAGGCATAGTATCAGAAGTCAGAAAAAAAGCTGGAGAGACCGTGATCACCGGGGAAGTGCTGGCAATCATGGAAAGCCGAGAACTTACCGAAGCCAGCGCCAGATACTTTGCGGCCTGTGAAAAGATCGAGATCGAAAAAATCTGCTTTGAGCGGGAACAGGAACTCTGGAAAAAGAAGATCACTTCTGCGGAGGAATTCCTGGATGCGAAACAGAAGCTGGCTGAAGCCACTCTGGAAAAGAAATTTGCTGAACAGAATCTGATCGCAATGGGACTGAGCGAACTTGAAATCAGCCGTGTTCACAAACATGACGGCCCTCTTTTGACAAAGTATGAACTAAAATCCACGATTTCAGGCGTGATCATAGACAGGCAGATAGTTCTGGGTGAAAAACTCGATGACAGCGCCAAACCGTTTACAATTGCCGACCTTTCCAGTGTGACTGTGAAATTCAATGTCTATCTGGACAATCTTTCTCTGGTGAGGGAAGGCATGGATGTGGATGTAAAAAAAGACAAGAACAGAGCCGGCATTTTTTCCAGGATAAATTACCTGAGCCGATTCATTGACAGCAGCACCAGGACTGCAGCGGCTCGGGCCGTTCTGGACAATTCAGATGGTTCCTGGAGACCGGGTGAATTCGTAACAGTAGTCATCAGCGGCGACGAACTGAAGATACCTGTGCTTGTCTCTAAAGATGCGGTGCAAAGCATAGAAACCGAAAAAGTGGTCTTTGTCGATTCTGGAAAGGGTTTTGTGACCAGGCCCGTCAAACTTGGCAGAAGCAATGCCTCGCACATTGAAATCATCTCCGGTCTGAATCCAGGCGAGAGCTATGTGGCTAAAGGCGCTTTTGAACTGAAAGCTAAAATTGTTTCCAGCGGGATGGATTCCCATGCAGGGCATGGGCATTAA
- the amrB gene encoding AmmeMemoRadiSam system protein B, with translation MRQPVVAGKFYPGNPKELDKMVADFFRNARETEGSAWGIITPHAGYVFSGAAAARAFSAFGEQKFDILVLLGPNHTGYGGDVSMSDEPWETLLGNLDVSSEMLEFMQKKGWKIDKAAHKFEHSLEVQLPFILKKFEKTPKILPICIREHDFEICRKLALDLFDYDTAHPDLNIGYVASSDFSHYLKPEIVKKRDMPAIDRITDGDAEGFYQLVAEEGLTICGVLPITVLLCLQEHKGGSAELLCYTHSGEAYPMPDVVAYAAIGFYP, from the coding sequence ATGAGACAACCAGTGGTAGCCGGCAAGTTTTATCCTGGAAATCCGAAGGAACTGGATAAGATGGTGGCTGATTTTTTCAGGAATGCCCGGGAGACTGAAGGATCGGCCTGGGGAATCATAACTCCCCATGCGGGTTATGTCTTTTCAGGTGCTGCAGCAGCACGGGCTTTTTCGGCTTTCGGGGAGCAGAAATTCGATATACTGGTGCTGCTTGGCCCGAATCATACCGGTTACGGCGGGGATGTTTCCATGTCTGACGAACCCTGGGAAACGCTGCTCGGAAATCTGGATGTCAGCTCAGAAATGCTAGAATTCATGCAGAAAAAGGGCTGGAAAATCGATAAAGCAGCCCACAAGTTCGAGCATTCTCTGGAAGTGCAGCTGCCGTTCATCTTGAAAAAATTCGAGAAAACCCCGAAAATACTTCCCATCTGTATCAGAGAGCATGACTTTGAAATCTGCAGGAAACTGGCGCTTGACCTGTTCGATTACGATACAGCTCATCCTGACCTGAACATCGGATATGTGGCTTCATCGGATTTTTCGCATTATCTGAAACCTGAAATTGTGAAGAAAAGGGATATGCCGGCTATCGACAGAATCACAGATGGCGATGCCGAAGGATTTTATCAGCTGGTAGCTGAAGAAGGCCTGACCATCTGCGGTGTACTGCCGATCACGGTTTTACTGTGCCTGCAGGAACACAAGGGCGGCAGTGCGGAACTGCTCTGCTATACCCATTCAGGCGAAGCCTATCCGATGCCGGATGTAGTGGCCTATGCTGCGATCGGATTTTATCCGTAA